The stretch of DNA TCATCTCCTGCAATATTAAGTATTATTAAAGAACAGATTGGCAATAAAATCCACATAAATTCACCGCCCTTATTCCTAATAGAATATTAAGAATTGATGTAGTTGGTGAATAAAAAAGACTGATGTAAGGTACGTACCCCACATCAGTCTTTTAAAATATTAGGTTTATTTAGGTCCACTAGTTTTTAAAGCAATTCTTCTGCGCTCTTCAAATTCCTTCCACGTTACCCAGATTGGACTAGCATTAAAAACTGAGGAATATGCACCACTAATAAAACCAATCAAAAGGGCTAAAGAGAAATTTTTAGTAGTTTCCCCACCAAAGAAATACAATGAAGCAGTTGCTACTACTACCGTAAGAACAGTATAGATAGAACGAGTCATGGTTTGCCAAATACTACGATTAACCAGTTCTGTAAAACTCTCTGTCTTTTTGTGTGTTTTTAAGTTTTCCCGAATACGATCAAAAATAACAATCGTATCGTTTATGGAATAACCAGCTATTGTCAAAATGGCTGCCACAAAGGAAGCATCAATTTCTTTGTGAAATAAAGAAAATACTCCAAGGACTAAGACAATATCATGTGCTATAGCAATAATACCAGAAACAGCAAACTTAAGCTCAAAACGATAGCTAATATAGACAATCATTAATAACCAAGATACAACTACTGCAATGACCGCATTCTTAGTCAGCTCAGAGCCAATTACAGCTCCTACCTTTTCTGATCTTAAAGTATCAAAAGCTCCTAGTTTCTTCTCCATATCACTCAGTACAACACGTCGTGTATTATCCGAAAGTTCTGGAGTACGAATAAATACATTTTGAGATACCTCTATTTGATCACTTACAGCTAATTGAATGGTACTATTCTCTAATTGGTGTTCCTTCAAAGCTTCACGTACTTCAGTAACACTAACAGGACGAGCAAACTTCAAATCTAATAAGGTTCCTCCTGTAAAATCAATACCTAAATTAAATCCCTGTACCGCAATGGAAATAAGCCCAGGAATGAGAAGGATGGCTGACAATAAAAAGAACCAATACCTTTTACCAATAATATCAAACTTCATTATACATGCCCCCTACGCCCCAAAAATTTTGCCGTTTTTAAATACGTTAGCGTGCATGAGCATTCTTAGCAAAAGCTTAGTAATTGTAATTGCCGTAAATAAACTCAATACAATACCCAATCCTAGGGTAATGGCAAAACCTTTGATTGGAGCAGCTCCTAAGAAGAATAAAACAATCGCAGATATTAAACTGGTTAGATGCGAATCTAAAATCGTCCCAAAGGCCCGGCTGAAACCAGCATCCATTGCCGCCCGCAGTGTTTTACCAGCATGATATTCTTCTTTAAATCTTTCAAAAATCAATACATTGGCATCTACCGCCATACCAATGGACAAAATGACCCCTGCAATACCAGGCAATGTTAATGTAGCATTAAGCATTTTTAAACCAAACAATAACAACATTACATAGATTATTAAGGCTACTGTTGCTACAAAACCTGATAAACGATAAAAAACTAACATAAACACAGTAATAGCTCCAATACCAATGGCAAAGGCAACCTTACTTTTATCTTTTGAATCTTGGCCAAGTGTTGGACCTACTGTTCTCATTTCCATAACATCTACTTTTACTGGTAATGAACCAGATCGTAGCAAGATAGCTAAATTTTGTGCTTCCTCTATTGTCTTGCTGCCAGTAATAATAGCCTTACCACTCGGAATAGGCTCATTTACTACTGGATTAGTCAAAACTTTCTTGTCCAACAAAATACTAATATGTTTACCTACATTTTTAGTTGTTAAGTCTGCGAAAATTTTCGTACCATCTTCAGAAAACTCCAAAGCGACTACATTATTTTTATTTTGGCCAATTTCGGCTTTAGCATCCTTTAAATCCTTACCTGTCATAACAGTAGTGCCGCTTTCATCCTGAAATTCTAGCAACGCTGTTTTACCTAACAATTCAATTGCCTTTTCAGGCTCTTTAATACCAGGTAACTCAACAATAATTCGTCTTTCACCCTGACGTTGAATAATAGGTTCCGTTAAACCGATTTCATTAACACGTTTCTCTATAATCTTAACTACCCGCTGCACAGCATCCTCATCCACTTTTGCCTCTGGTGTATCCACAGCTTCAAGCACCACATGAGTACCGCCTTGCAAATCCAAACCTTGTTTAATTGAAGTAGCTAACGGTAACATATAATAGCCAGAAGCTACTAATACCACAAAAACTACCGCCAAAAATTTAGTTAAGTTCCCCCATCTCAAAGATTTCTCCCCCATTCCCTTCTTATCTTTTTTTGAATTTATGTGTAAATACTACAACTTCTACCAGTTTACAATATTGCGGTAGAACCTATTTTTTCCACAAATTTAATTATATCCGTTAGCTTATAATAATGTCAATGCAACACCAACGAATGTCATTATAATAACTGATTATTATTAATAACTAAACTAAATTGGCAATCTAAAAAATCTGCTGCTCGCCTTGACATAATCATACGCGCTAAAAAAATTTCAAAATACTCCATTACTGGACAAATTTTGGTATCAATGGTCAGTTCCAAAGCAATTTTTCGTAATTGTTTATCAATGACCAGCTTGCTATTATTAGCAGCATAATTTACTCTATCATGTATTTCAAATTTGGCGAAGTCTTTATTTGTTACTCTACTGCGATGAACGTCTGATTTATCTGCCAAAATTAAAGCAGCTGCAACGGGATTAATCGCATTACCACGCTCTTCTTCATGATTCCCAATTGCTGACGTTACCAATGCAATTTCTTCAGGCGACATACCAAGTCTGGATAAAACATTGTAGGCCATTACAGCGCCAGTGCCGCCATGATTATATCGATTGATCATATTGCCAATATCATGGATATAACCCGCAATTGCAGCCAATTGACATTCTCGTTCCGAGTATTCCAAATCCTTTAATACATGATAGGCGCGGTCTGCTATGATTGAAGCATGGCGTTTACCATGTTCAGTAAAACCAAGACGACCAAGGTATTCAGTACTGCAAGCAAGGTAGACAGTAATTTCATGATCATTCTTTAAATCTTCAATCGTAATCTTGGACATGTTTATTCCTCCCAATATACTCTAGTACTTTTCGAACAACATCCTCTTTGCTCAAATCATCCGTTTGGAGATATAAATCAGCATGCTCACAAGCATCAACTAATCGTTCATGCTGTACAGCAAGTCTTTCCTGCCCCCACGGCACTATACGCCGCTGACGAATTGTCACTAATTTTGCATCCAAAACCACTAGTATATCAGGCTTCTTACTATTCCATAGACTTCTAATCGTAGAGTGTTCCTGAGCAACATTATAGGCATCAATACCTAATTTCTGCAATTCTTTAACTAATGTCGTCTTACCTGAAACACAAACACCAGCCACTACAACTCGCATTTATATCACCACACTAACAAGGAAAAGATACACTCATCTTTTGTATATTATGCACTCTTTCCTTATCTGATATGCCCATGACTACTACAGTCATATCATCTCCTGGTCGATAATCATCTAATGTTAAAGCATATTCTAGAATACTCTCCGCAATAAAGGTTGCATCTTCGGCATGGTTTTCGGAAATTATTTTTTCAATCATACCAAAGTTCATAACTTTACCACGTTTACGTCCTGCCGCTTGAATACCATCAGTGTAAGATACTAAAAGCATGCCCATTTCGAGCGGTATCTGATACATTAAAGGTTTCATGCGCTTATGTACACCAATGGAACTAATTTCTTCATCATAAACATCCATACCAAATTGATGTTTGACGATTACTGGACAGTTTGAATTACGACTAAATACCACTGTTTGCGTATCCAAATCTGCAGAAAGTAAGGTAAGAGTAGAAGAAACTTTACCATCTTTGATTGCATACAGATAATCATGTACGGCTCTAGCAACAGCTCCATCCCTTGCACCATCAGCAATTAATGCCGCAGCCTTATTAATCACCAAACTGCTCGTAATCTTAGCTGCTTTGCCGCTACCCTGTCCATCAGCCAAAATGGCAGAAATACCACCACGTGGTCGTTCTGCCACCTCTACACTATCACCGCATTCCTCTACGGCATATTTTTTCATCTTGGCAATACCTATCTTTATTTCCATAATTCATTCACCCTGCACAGAATCTAATATAAAAATTATCTAATTTATTAAATTATAAATTGCCTCTTTCACATTTTATAATTCTATCTTCATTTAATAAATAATGCATTGGAACGTCATATTCGGTATGGGGAAGCTTTTTTGTAACATGCGACGACCATACTGCACCAATTAATATTGCTTGTGGAGCTCGGGGAAGAAATCGATCATAATAACCTGCCCCCATTCCCAATCGATTACCTGAGTAATCATATGCGACTCCTGGCACAATAATTAAATCAATCACACTTGGATCAACTATTTTTAGGGTAGTAGGGTTAGGTACCAATAAATTAAATCTTCCTCGTACTAACTCATTTAGATTACTGATAGTCGCAGCATCCATGACACCAAATTCTCGCCGCATATGCGGCACACAAACTTTTTTACCCTGTAACCAGGCATCCTCAATAACCTTCAACATTTGCGGTTCATCTGCCATGGACAAAAATACCATTATAACTTGTGCCTGTTGATAATATGGCCAAACAAACAGTTGTTTCGCCATATTGTCACTTTGGGCAGCAATAACGTCTTTGTCTAAGTTACTTCTTTTTAGAAGTAACTTAGCACGTAACTTTTCTTTTTCATTATTGCACTCTTTCACAAATATATCCTGCCTTTATTATTCCCTATTAATAGATGGAATAAAAAATGCATATCATATGTTTATGCATTTTTAGGATCATTTTGGTAAGATTGAATAGAAGTACGTAAGAAGTCTATTTCAATTTTATCTGATACTTTTAATGTAACTTTTTTAGCATCCAATGCTGTAATTGTTCCAAACATGCCACCTGCGGCAATTACACGATCGCCTTTTTTTAAATTACTTAGCATGTCAGCACGACGTTGTTGTTCCTTCTTCTGTGGACGATACAATATAAAATAAAAAACTAAGGCCATCAGAACGATCGGGCCATAGGCCGCTAGTGTCTGCATCATTTCTTGTGAAATTTCTGGCATTACAAATTCACCCCCCATTTTTATACTCACTTAACAGTATATTCCACACATAAAACGCAAATCCTCTTAGCGTAAGTTATATTGTGCTAAAAACTCTCCTCGAAATTCAACAAAATTATCTTCTATAATTGCTTTACGCATTTCTTTCATAAACTGCAATAGAAAATGTAGGTTATGTATTGTAGTTAAGCGCAATCCAAAGATCTCATCGGTTTTAAATAAATGACGAATATAAGCTCTTGAAAAATTTTGACAAGTATAACATCCACATTTTTCATCAAGAGGCCTAAAGTCTTTCGCATATTCTGCATTTTTAACAACAAGTCGTCCCCAACTAGTCATAACAGTACCATTGCGCGCCACACGCGTAGGAAAAACACAATCAAACATATCAATACCATGCATAACGCCCTCTACTAGGCAGTCTGGGGTACCGACTCCCATTAAATAACGTGGTTTCCCTTCTGGTAACAAGGGTACAGTATGTTCTAACATTTCATACATTAATGGTTTAGGCTCGCCAACGCTCAAGCCACCTACTGCATAACCAGGAAAGTCTAAAGAAACTAAATCTTTGGCGCTCATAGTTCTTAAATCTTTATACATACCGCCTTGCACAATTCCGAACAATGCTTGATCGGTTCTTTTATGGGCCTCTTTACAACGCTCGGCCCAACGAGTAGTTCGTTCCGTAGACTTTCGTGCATAATCATGATCAGCAGGATAAGGTACGCATTCATCAAATGCCATAATAATATCTGAACCTAATGCCATTTGTATTTCTGTCGCTTTTTCGGGCGAAAGAAAATGTTTTGACCCGTCAATGTGAGAACGAAAAGTGACTCCCTCCTCAGTAATTTTGCGTAGGTCACCTAAGCTGAAGACTTGGAAGCCACCACTATCAGTAAGAATTCCTCTATCCCAGTTCATAAATTTATGCAGACCACCAGCTTCTTTAACTAATTCATGACCTGGGCGCAGGTACAAATGGTAGGTATTACTTAAAATAATCCCGGCTCCCATATCCTTAAGTTCTTCAGGAGATATTGCTTTTACAGTTGCTTGTGTACCAACGGGCATAAATATAGGTGTATCAAAGGTACCATGCGGCGTATGTAATCGCCCCGCTCGCGCCCCTGTTTTCGAACATTTTTTAACTAATTCATAAGTAACTGACATGTTTTCCTCCCTAGATTAGCAAAATTGATTTTTATATTTCATATAATTAGCATGGCATCCCCAAAACTAAAGAACTTATATCTTTGATCAACGGCTTCTTTGTATGCTTTAAAAACATTTTCCTTTCCAGCTAAGGCACTAATTAACATCAATAAAGTAGACTTTGGCAAATGAAAGTTTGTCACTGCCGCATCTACCATCTTAAAGTTATACCCTGGATAAATAAATATTTCTGTCCAACCACTTTTCGCTTCTAAAATACCATTCACTGTAGCAGTTTCCAACGTCCTAATAGCCGTAGTACCTACTGCTATAATTCTTCCCCCCTGCTTCTTGGTATTATTAATAAGCTGAGCCGCCTCAGTTGATACAGAATAATATTCTCTATGCATAACATGATTTGTTATATCATCCGTGTTTACTGGGCGAAAGGTGCCTAATCCTACATGCAAAGTAACAAAGGCTAATTGTACGCCCAAATCTTCTATACGCTTCATCAGCTCAGTAGTAAAATGCAAGCCAGCTGTAGGCGCAGCTGCTGACCCTCGCTCACGTGCATAAACAGTTTGATACCTTTCTTTATCTGCTAGTTGCTCTGTAATATATGGAGGCAAAGGGGTTTGTCCCAATTCATCCAATATTTCTTCAAATATACCTTTAAAAATAAAACGGACAACACGTCCTCCAAAATCGGTAGATTCCAATATTTCACATGATAATGAATCACTAAATATAATGATGGCACCAGGTCTCGCCTTCTTACCTGGTTTAACCAAGGCCTCCCATTCATTTCCCGATTTATTATTTAGTAAAAAGATCTCTACCTTTCCACCTGTTTCCGCCTTCGTACCAATCAATCTTGCTGGAATTACTTTTGTATCATTAAAAACTAAAGTATCACCAGCTTTCAAATATTGGGGTAAATCGAAAAAGTGCTGATGTGATATAGCACCTGTATTTTTTTCTAAAACTAATAGGCGTGAATGATCACGCGGCTCACAAGGATGTTGAGCAATTAATTCCTCTGGTAAAAAATAATCAAACTCTGATAACAACATTCATGAAACTCCTTTAGAATACTTTTTTTATCTCAACGCCCTGATAATAGTGTTTCAAGATCTCTTTAAAATATGTAGCATCTTGTTGGGGACCTTTCTCAGCCATTGCTTTAGCTCCCCATTGGGATAAGCCAATTCCATGCCCCCAGCCAAAACCAGTAATAACAATTATTTCATTAGGATTTCCACTAATGCGACGTAGATCTTCTTTATCTGTAACGTAACCTTTCTCATTTGTTGGTGGTAAGTTTATTTCTACCTTTTTGCTACTTTGATTACCTACGTTATCAGCAATTTGAAATTCTATACTTTTCTGAACAGGTACCATAAAACGAATATCAAACAAAGTACTGTTTAAAGATAATATTTTTCGTAGTTTTTCACCGGTTAACTCAATACTCCCCGTAGTTCCAATAACTTCTATAACTTTTACTCTCCCAGACACACCACGATCTTTTATCTTCATGGGTTGATTAGTAAAAGGTGAAATTCCAATCGCTTTTATTTTCCCGATATTGTACCCACTTCGAGAAATTGCTTCTTCTAATTCATTAGGGGTCAGTTGCTTTTCCCAACTATATTGAGGAGACTTTTGGTCATAATCAACCACTCCGCGTAAATAAGGCAGATAGGTCCCCCAAACATTTTCACTATTCTCCGTATATCCGCCTGAGCTGCTGTGAAAAAAAGCAGCAATAGGATTCCCCTTGTACAAAATGACTTGTCCAGTAGTTGCATCAACAGCTTTAATTCCCGTTAGCGCTTCACTATCTTTCCCACCATAAACTTGACAGTCAGTGGTAGCACAAACATCATAACCATCACGTTGATGTTTATTCATATTGTATAAAGCATAAGTACGAGCTGCAACCGCCTGCGCCTTAATAGCCTCTATAGGCCAATTGGGGGAAATTTCTTTGGCAATAACGCCATATAGATATTGTTCAATCGGCAATGTATTTACAACTGTCAATCCAGTATTACCATTTGTAATATGAATATCAATAGTACCACGATACTTCTTTTTATTTACCTCAATTGAGTGATCTTTATCATTTATAATTTTCATAATGCTTAACTTAGTAGCATCCACACGCTTGCCATTCAGTGTAATTTCATTTTCTTTAAATGCAATGACTGCTTTTTCATTCATTGCAAATTTCCCTAATGATTGACCGTTGTCCGTATTCGTTACTTCAAAATCAACATCGGCTGAAATTAATAAATTACGTTGACTTGACCAAATTCCGACTCGAATATTATTTTCTGAGGCATAGCCATACACAGGCATCAGAAAAAAAATCATTGTTAAAAGCAATGTCACTAAAATAGTAGAGAATTTGTAATTCAAAATAATACTCCTTTCAGTAGTAAGGCTTATAATAAATTACCTTGCTCGTCCACCTTGTATAAAATACCTAAATGTTCATAGGCTTTTTGTGTGGCTACTCTCCCCCGAGGAGTACGTTGTAGAAATCCCATTTGCAGTAAAAAAGGTTCATACACATCTTCAATAGTTTCGTTCTCCTCACTAATAATAGCTGCTAAAGTATCAAGACCTACAGGGCCGCCTTTAAAGTTTTGTATTATAGCTAACAGCATATTACGGTCTGTCTTATCAAGACCGCATTTATCTACTTCTAACATAGCGAGCGCCTTATCAGCTGTAACATCAGTAATAATACCATTACCAGCAATTTGTGCGTAATCTCTTACTCTTTTTAATAAACGATTCGCGATTCGAGGTGTTCCCCGCGATCTTTTAGCAATTTCAAGAGCCCCACCGTCTTCAATTTCAACATTCAATACTTCTGCCGTTCGATTTACAATGTACTTTAAGTCTTCAGTGGTATAGTATTCTAGACGGCAAATTACACCGAATCTATCCCTAAGAGGCGAAGCCAGTGCTCCTGCCCTAGTTGTAGCTCCTATTAAAGTAAATGGTGCTAAGTCTAGTCGGATCGATCTTGCACTAGGACCTTTTCCAATAATAATATCTAATGCATAGTCTTCCATGGCAGAGTACAAGATCTCTTCAACATGTCTTGAAAGACGATGAATTTCATCAATAAACAATACATCATTTTCCCCTAAATTAGTGAGCAAAGCTGCTAAATCTCCTGCTCGTTCAATCGCGGGGCCCGATGTCACTCGAAAGTTAACACCTAACTCATTTGCAATAATACCTGCTAATGTCGTTTTTCCTAGACCAGGAGGCCCATAGAGTAATACATGATCTAAAGCTTCTTCACGCGAAAGAGCTGCCTGAACAAATATCGATAGATTATTTTTAACTTTATCCTGACCTATGTATTCATTTAGACGACGTGGTCTTAAGCTATACTCCCACGTATCACTATCCTGTTCACTGCCGGCGACAATTCGTTCCTCCACAATTACCGATTACCTCCCATGAATTCCCTTAGTGCCAATTTTAACAAATCTTCTACAGATTGTCCTTTTTTTCCGATCTTCTTGATAATAGGCAGTATTTCCCCCTGACTATATCCCAAAGCTAATAATGCCTGCAGAACTTCATCAATAGCATCAGTAGGCAAGGCAGTTGCACTAGAAACATGCTCCTCAATAAGATCCTCCTCAGTAATAATACCAATCTTATCTTTTAGTTCTAGAATTATTCTTTCTGCTGTCTTTTTACCGATACCAGGAAGTTTTGTTAATATCCCAATATTCTTTTGACTAATCGCAATACGGAACTGCTGTGGATCAATTGCAGATAAAATTCCCATAGCAACTTTGGGGCCAATCCCTGTGATTGACATCAATTGCAAAAATAAATTATATTCATCTTGCGTATAAAACCCATACAGTAGTAAAGCATCTTCCCTCACGTACATATAAGTAAACAAAGAAACTGCTGCACCAATGGAAATTTTCTGACGAGTAGACTGTGCTATAAAAATTCGATACCCAATGCCTTGGACATCAACGAAACAATGGTCTATTGCTAAATGTGATACTGTCCCACGTACATACCCAATCATATTTTATTTCCCCATACTTTATTTTCTGCGTTTGATTTTATACCTAATCTTGATTTCAAAAATGCACGACTAGTCCGTTTACTTTGGTCTAGTATATTACTACAAACTAATTCCTGCCTCATATTACTACAATGTGTTGTACAAATCGCAACTGCTAAAGCATCTGCCACATCATCAGGATGTGGCTTAGAAGGCAAATTTAATAACCGTTGAGTCATATAGATTACTTGTTCTTTCTCAGCTTTTCCGTACCCGACAACTGCCTGTTTTACTTGCAAAGGCGTAAATTCTACCAACTTAACAGCATTTTGAGCCGCCGCAAGTAAAATCACACCTCGAGCTTGTGCAACCGTCATCGCAGTTCGTACATTTTTATTGAAAAAAAGCATTTCAACACCCATTACATCAGGCTTATATTTCTTTATAAGTGCATCAATTTCACGATGAATAATCACTAAGCGTTGCTCTACACTGAGCTTAGAGCTTGTCTCAATAGCTCCATAATCTAATGCCTTAAGATGACTTCCTTCTAAACTTACTACTCCATAACCACAAATCGCCGTACCTGGATCAATTCCTAACGCTAACATAAAAATAGCCTCCCTTGTCAACTTTTACTATTTCGACGACTGTACTTACGATTCCTTTTTTGCTAATAAAATAAGAAAAGACTTGGCGTGTGCCAAGTCTCTAAATAGAAGTAGAAGCCTTAGTCATTCTCTCTAAAATCAAGATATAATAATAATTACTCTTATCTTGACTGCATTCCTTCCAAAGTTCGCAATAGTTCCTCTTTCGATTGAACAACCATACCATGTTGCAAATCTTCAACATCTTGCGGCATTAGCTTATTAACCTGGATGGAAGTAGTTTCTTTGACAATCGGTTTATAACCCGGTTTTCCATAAAAAACAGCTACATGTCCATCATGTACACCAATAAAAACATTATTCGCATGTTCACGGCAATAACTGTCAACCTTAAGTGTCATATTTACTTCATTCGTATCAAATTTATCAATTTCCCAACCTTGATAAACCTTCTTTAATTGATAGATATTGAGTCCCACTAGATTTTCAGTAGGCTTAGTTTGCAAAATCTCCTCATCATTACACTTTAGATAAGTAATTTTTTGCACTATATCTGTATCAGCATTTATTTTAATTTTACTATCTTGTTTACTAACCTCAGTTTCTTGAGGGATAATTAGATTGTCCTTGTCCAAAAAGGACAAATAACTAACATAATATACTGATATTCCTATTGCTAAAAGTAAACTCGCACATAGTAAGGCATACCTTTTATTAAACTTCTTAAATGATAGCAATGAAAGCAACTCCTCATCTTCCTATTGCCAACATTATTGCCCGAAATCAAATAAACTATACATCCCTACTATCGGTATTTTTTTAATTACATTAAATCTTCTGGAATGTCAAAA from Pelosinus sp. IPA-1 encodes:
- the ruvC gene encoding crossover junction endodeoxyribonuclease RuvC — its product is MLALGIDPGTAICGYGVVSLEGSHLKALDYGAIETSSKLSVEQRLVIIHREIDALIKKYKPDVMGVEMLFFNKNVRTAMTVAQARGVILLAAAQNAVKLVEFTPLQVKQAVVGYGKAEKEQVIYMTQRLLNLPSKPHPDDVADALAVAICTTHCSNMRQELVCSNILDQSKRTSRAFLKSRLGIKSNAENKVWGNKI
- a CDS encoding BofC C-terminal domain-containing protein — its product is MLSFKKFNKRYALLCASLLLAIGISVYYVSYLSFLDKDNLIIPQETEVSKQDSKIKINADTDIVQKITYLKCNDEEILQTKPTENLVGLNIYQLKKVYQGWEIDKFDTNEVNMTLKVDSYCREHANNVFIGVHDGHVAVFYGKPGYKPIVKETTSIQVNKLMPQDVEDLQHGMVVQSKEELLRTLEGMQSR